A stretch of the Perca fluviatilis chromosome 17, GENO_Pfluv_1.0, whole genome shotgun sequence genome encodes the following:
- the stom gene encoding erythrocyte band 7 integral membrane protein, with amino-acid sequence MDSDNERVAMRKKNEEARRRERQAALENSDSDIGLCGWLLVALSILLMLVTLPISIWMCIKIVKEYERAIIFRLGRILRGGAKGPGLFFILPCTDSFINVDMRTITFDIPPQEVLTKDSVTVSVDGVVYYRVQNATLAVANITNADAATRLLAQTTLRNVLGTKNLSEILSDREEIAHSMQSTLDDATDDWGIKVERVEIKDVKLPIQLQRAMAAEAEATREARAKVIAAEGEMNASRALKEASLVISESPSALQLRYLQTLNTIAAEKNSTIIFPLPMEMMQGFMKN; translated from the exons ATGGATTCCGACAACGAAAGAGTTGCAATGAGGAAGAAGAATGAAGAAGCCAGAAGACGAGAACGTcaagcag cttTGGAGAATTCCGACTCTGACATTGGCTTGTGTGGCTGGCTGTTGGTCGCGCTCTCCATTCTTCTCATGCTGGTTACTCTGCCCATCTCCATATGGATGTGTATTAAG ATTGTGAAGGAGTACGAGCGAGCCATTATCTTTCGCTTGGGGCGCATTTTGCGAGGGGGAGCCAAAGGTCCAG GGCTGTTCTTCATCTTGCCGTGCACTGACAGCTTTATTAACGTGGACATGCGCACCATCACCTTCGACATCCCACCGCAAGAG GTTTTGACCAAAGACTCTGTCACAGTGAGTGTTGATGGTGTGGTGTACTACCGGGTCCAGAATGCTACTCTGGCTGTGGCTAACATCACTAATGCAGATGCTGCTACACGGCTGTTGGCCCAGACCACCCTGAGGAACGTCCTGGGTACCAAGAACCTCTCAGAGATCCTGTCTGATCGTGAAGAAATCGCACACAGTATGCAG TCCACTCTGGATGATGCTACAGACGACTGGGGGATCAAGGTGGAGCGGGTGGAGATCAAAGACGTCAAGCTGCCCATTCAGCTCCAGAGAGCCATGGCTGCTGAGGCTGAGGCCACCCGTGAGGCCAGAGCCAAG GTGATCGCAGCGGAGGGAGAGATGAACGCGTCGCGGGCGCTGAAGGAGGCCTCCCTGGTGATTTCCGAGTCTCCGTCAGCCCTGCAGCTGCGTTACCTTCAGACCCTCAACACCATCGCCGCCGAGAAAAACTCCACCATCATTTTCCCGCTGCCGATGGAGATGATGCAGGGCTTCATGAAAAACTGA